Proteins from one Vicugna pacos chromosome 25, VicPac4, whole genome shotgun sequence genomic window:
- the KLF10 gene encoding Krueppel-like factor 10, producing MLNFGASLQQAAEERIEMISERSKESVYSWNKTAEKSDFEAVEALMSMSCSWKSDFKKYIENRPVTPVSDMSEEENLLPGTPDFHTIPAFCLTPPYSPSDFEPSQVSNLMAPAPSTGHFKSLSDTAKPHIAAAPFKEEKSPVPVPKLPKAQATSVIRHTADAQLCNHRSCPVKAASILNYQDNSFRRRTHLTIEAARKNIPCAAVSPNRSKRERDTVADVDEKADAALYDFSVPSSETVICRSQPAPASPQQKSVLVSPPAVSTGGVPPMPVICQMVPLPANNPVVTTVVPSTPPSQPPAVCPPVVFMGTQVPKGAVMFVVPQPVVQNPKPPVVSPNGTRLSPIAPAPGFSPSAAKVTPQMDSSRIRSHICSHPGCGKTYFKSSHLKAHMRTHTGEKPFSCSWKGCERRFARSDELSRHRRTHTGEKKFACPMCDRRFMRSDHLTKHARRHLSAKKLPNWQMEVSKLNDITLPPTPAPTQ from the exons ATGCTCAACTTCGGCGCTTCTCTCCAGCAGGCTGCG GAGGAAAGAATCGAAATGATTTCTGAAAGATCAAAAGAGAGTGTGTATTCCTGGAACAAAACTGCAGAGAAAAGTGATTTTGAAGCTGTAGAAGCACTTATGTCAATGAGCTGCAGTTGGAAGTCtgattttaagaaatacattgaAAACAGACCCGTTACTCCGGTGTCTGATATGTCAGAGGAAGAGAATCTGCTTCCTGGTACACCTGATTTTCATACAATCCCAGCATTT TGTTTGACTCCACCTTACAGTCCCTCTGACTTTGAACCCTCTCAAGTGTCAAATCTGATGGCACCAGCGCCATCTACTGGACACTTCAAATCATTGTCGGACACTGCCAAGCCTCACATTGCTGCTGCACCTTTCAAAGAGGAGAAGAGCCCAGTACCTGTCCCCAAACTCCCCAAGGCTCAGGCAACCAGTGTGATTCGTCATACAGCTGATGCCCAGCTGTGTAACCACCGATCCTGTCCAGTGAAAGCAGCCAGCATCCTCAATTACCAGGACAATTCTTTTCGAAGAAGAACCCACCTAACTATTGAGGCTGCAAGAAAAAACATACCTTGCGCAGCTGTGTCACCAAACAGATCCAAACGTGAGAGAGACACAGTGGCAGATGTTGATGAGAAAGCAGATGCTGCACTTTATGACTTTTCTGTGCCTTCCTCAGAGACAGTCATCTGTAGATCTCAGCCAGCCCCCGCGTCCCCACAGCAGAAGTCGGTGTTAGTCTCTCCACCTGCAGTATCAACAGGGGGGGTGCCACCTATGCCGGTCATCTGCCAGATGGTTCCCCTCCCTGCGAACAACCCTGTTGTGACGACAGTCGTTCCCAGCACTCCGCCCAGTCAGCCACCAGCTGTCTGCCCGCCTGTTGTATTCATGGGCACCCAGGTGCCCAAAGGCGCCGTGATGTTTGTCGTACCCCAGCCCGTGGTTCAGAACCCAAAGCCTCCAGTGGTGAGCCCAAATGGCACCAGACTCTCTCCCATTGCCCCTGCTCCAGGGTTTTCCCCTTCAGCAGCAAAAGTCACTCCTCAGATGGATTCATCGAGGATAAGAAGTCACATCTGCAGCCACCCAGGATGTGGCAAGACCTACTTTAAAAGTTCTCATCTGAAGGCCCACATGAGAACGCATACAG GAGAAAAACCTTTTAGCTGTAGCTGGAAAGGTTGTGAAAGGAGGTTTGCCCGTTCAGATGAACTGTCCAGGCACCGACGAACCCACACAGGCGAGAAGAAATTTGCCTGTCCCATGTGTGACCGGCGGTTCATGAGGAGTGACCATTTGACCAAGCATGCCCGGCGCCATCTGTCAGCCAAGAAGCTACCAAACTGGCAGATGGAAGTGAGCAAGTTAAATGACATTACCCTACCTCCAACCCCTGCTCCCACGCAGTGA